The region GAGCAACCCTTGAATTTTTCCATTGACAAATCGCAGTGCAGTTTCGTAACCAACGGCATTTTCCGCCAACGCCATTTTTTCAACCTGCATATCCACGCTGTTCCCATCCCCCGTATCCGGCTGCAATGGCACACGGTATCCGACAAAATCATCTAAGGCTTCAGCGCTAGTGTTCTGGGCATTTAACAAGGCGCTTTTGAAATCAAGGTCTCTGGCTTTGTAATTTGGCGTATC is a window of Gammaproteobacteria bacterium DNA encoding:
- the flgB gene encoding flagellar basal body rod protein FlgB (with FlgF and C makes up the proximal portion of the flagellar basal body rod), whose product is DTPNYKARDLDFKSALLNAQNTSAEALDDFVGYRVPLQPDTGDGNSVDMQVEKMALAENAVGYETALRFVNGKIQGLLKAIRGE